The Solibacillus isronensis genome contains a region encoding:
- a CDS encoding M3 family oligoendopeptidase, which yields MSLVTFKDFDYKRPDLEQMKEQTAALLEEFKAATTVDEQSEVIEKLNAIRNTFSTMANIVYVRASIDTNDEYYQKERDHFDEVSPMADELVFNYYTELVKSPFRAQLEEKWGTQLFALAENLLKGFSPAVIELMQKENRLTSEYSKLVASAQIEFDGKTLTLAQLGPYAESTERDVRKAAREASADFYASNKEKFNQIYDDLVKLRHEIATKLGFKNYVELGYVNMNRVDYNAEMVAKFREQVRESIVPLATKLYERQAERIGVEDFKFYDEGLTFLTGNAVPQGDPQWIIDNGKKMYEELSKETGEFFNYMIEHDLMDLVAKKGKESGGYCTFIEDYESPYIFSNFNGTSGDIDVLTHEAGHAFQVYSSRNIGIPEYLWPTYESAEIHSMSMEFFTWPWMELFFKHQTDKYKFSHLSSGLLFLPYGVAVDEFQHVVYENPQMTPAERNAAWKEIEAKYLPHRDYDGHDYLESGAFWQRQGHIYSSPFYYIDYTLAQICAFQFWKRSREDFDGAWKDYLHLCSLGGSFAFTKLVEEAGLISPFDEGCVESVVGTIEDYLNSIDDKRL from the coding sequence ATGAGTTTGGTAACATTTAAAGACTTTGATTATAAACGACCGGATTTAGAACAAATGAAAGAACAGACAGCAGCATTATTAGAGGAATTTAAAGCTGCAACTACTGTAGATGAACAAAGCGAAGTTATTGAAAAATTAAATGCGATTCGCAACACATTTTCTACAATGGCTAATATCGTCTATGTACGTGCATCAATTGATACAAACGATGAGTATTACCAAAAAGAGCGTGACCATTTCGATGAAGTAAGCCCAATGGCAGATGAGCTTGTATTTAATTACTATACGGAACTAGTAAAATCGCCATTCCGTGCTCAACTGGAAGAAAAATGGGGTACGCAACTATTTGCATTAGCTGAGAACTTATTAAAAGGTTTCTCGCCTGCAGTAATCGAGCTTATGCAAAAGGAAAACAGATTAACGTCTGAATACAGCAAGCTAGTTGCTTCTGCTCAAATTGAATTTGATGGCAAAACTTTGACATTGGCACAGCTTGGGCCATATGCAGAATCTACAGAGCGTGATGTTCGTAAAGCAGCACGTGAAGCGAGTGCAGATTTCTATGCTTCAAACAAAGAAAAGTTCAATCAGATTTATGATGATTTAGTGAAGCTTCGCCATGAAATTGCGACAAAATTAGGCTTCAAAAACTATGTAGAACTTGGCTATGTCAATATGAACCGTGTTGACTACAATGCAGAGATGGTTGCCAAATTCCGCGAGCAAGTGCGTGAAAGTATCGTACCGCTTGCAACAAAACTGTATGAGCGCCAAGCAGAACGCATCGGTGTGGAAGACTTTAAATTCTATGATGAAGGCTTAACATTCTTAACAGGAAATGCCGTACCTCAAGGTGACCCGCAATGGATTATCGATAACGGTAAAAAAATGTACGAAGAACTATCTAAGGAAACAGGCGAGTTCTTCAACTATATGATCGAGCATGACCTGATGGATTTAGTTGCGAAAAAAGGTAAGGAAAGCGGAGGATACTGTACGTTTATCGAAGACTACGAATCACCGTACATCTTCTCGAACTTTAACGGCACATCCGGAGATATTGATGTACTGACACATGAGGCAGGACATGCATTCCAAGTGTATTCAAGCCGAAATATTGGAATTCCGGAATACTTATGGCCGACATATGAATCAGCAGAAATTCATTCTATGAGTATGGAATTCTTTACATGGCCTTGGATGGAGCTATTCTTCAAGCACCAAACAGATAAGTATAAATTCTCGCATTTAAGCAGCGGGTTACTATTCTTACCATACGGTGTAGCAGTAGATGAATTCCAGCATGTCGTGTATGAAAATCCACAAATGACACCAGCAGAGCGCAATGCTGCATGGAAAGAAATCGAAGCGAAGTATTTACCGCATCGCGATTATGACGGTCATGACTATTTAGAATCAGGAGCTTTTTGGCAACGACAAGGTCATATTTATTCAAGCCCATTCTATTATATTGACTACACGTTAGCGCAAATTTGTGCATTCCAGTTTTGGAAACGTTCACGCGAAGACTTTGATGGTGCTTGGAAAGACTATCTGCATTTATGCAGTCTTGGCGGGTCATTTGCTTTCACAAAACTTGTTGAAGAAGCGGGCTTAATCTCGCCATTTGACGAAGGCTGTGTGGAGTCGGTTGTAGGTACAATCGAAGACTATTTAAATTCAATTGACGATAAAAGGCTATAA